GCTCCACATGCTCGGGCGCCTTCATCCTCTCGTAGAGCTTCCGCGCACGCGACGCCCGAGCCTCCGCCTCGCGGAGGTCGCCACGCTCGGCGAGGAGCCTGGCCAGTGACGTCAGGATGCGGGCCACCTCCACGTCGGGAAGGCGGGGCGCCGTCTCGCCGAGAACGAGCGCGCGCCGGAGAAGGGTTTCCGCCTCGCGGGAGTCGCCGCGGCCGGCCGCCAGCGCCGCGAGGACATCCAGCGTCGAGACCGCGCGCGCCCGAACCCTGGCCGCAGAAGAGCCGCGAGCGCCGGCCTCGTCGATCGCCAGGCCCCGGCGCAGCGCGGCCTCGGCCTCAGCCATGCGGCCTTTGCCGACGAGCCACATGCCCATCCCGTACTCTGCGGCTCCCGCATCGTCGGCGCGGCCGGCGCGTGCCGCCGACACGACCAGCAACGTCGCCAATACGATTGGACATCGTTGATGAATGCGAAGCCGTCTCATTCGAGGCTCACTCGCGCCGAAGCAACTGCGCCGGGTCGATCCCCAGCACGCGCCGGGCGGGAACGTAGCAGGCGAGCATCGTGACGAGGCCGAGGCCCACGGCTACCGAGGTGAGCGTGAGCGGATCGAGCGGCGTCACACCCAGCAGCACGCCGCGGATGACGCGTCCCGCGAAGTAGATGCCCGGCGCGCCCATCAGCACACCCGCCATCACGAGGGACGCACCCTCTCGGAGGACGAGTCGCAACAGCGCACGATGGTCGGCGCCCACGGCCATCCTCAAGGCGAGCTCGTGACGGCGGCGCATGACGGCGCCGGCCACGACGCCGTACAAGCCCATCGCGGCGAGGAGCAGCGCGCCGAGCGCGAATGCGGAGAGCAGCACGGCGCTGATGTGCTGGCGTCGCAGCGAGTGGCCGACCAGGTCCCCCATCGGCCGGATCTGCGCGGCCACGAGGCGCGGGTCGATGCGCCGTATCGCCAGACGCACGTCCGGGATCAGCGCGCGCGGGTCCCGGTCCGTCCGCAGCACGAACGCCTGGTGCCGAACAAAACCCTCCGCGCGGACGAAGAGCTGCGGGCGCCCATCCTGATGGACGTCGTACAGCCGCGGCTGCCGCACCACGCCCACGATCGTGAGCGGACGGTCCCCGATCCGTACCTCCGCCCCGATCGGGCTCGTCGTCGGAAAGAACTGTCTGGCCAGCGCGCCGTCGATCAGGGCTTCGTCCTCTCGGCGCGCGGGGTCGAAGCCGCGGCCGGCCAGCAGGCGAATGCCCATGACGTCGAAGTACGTGGGTCGCGCTCCGACTAGATCGACTAGCGGCGCGTCCCGGTCGGCGTCGCCCGTGTTGCCGGGCGCCCCCGGAAAGGTGATCGCGGTCTGATAGGACGACGCGGCGTGGAACGCCGGCAGTGCTCGCGGGCTGAACGGAAGGACGGACGTCGCGCTCGCGCCGCTCACGCCGGGCAACGCGGCCAACTCCTGCTCGATCCGGTCCTGGAGCGCGACCACGTCTTTCCCTTCGGGAAAGAACTCAGGCGGCATACGAACCCAGAGGCTGAGGACGCCTTCGGGCCGGAAACCGGGATCGACGCGCAGCAGCCGCTCGAAGCTGCGCACCACCAGCCCGCCGGCGGCGAGCAGCACGAGCGATAAGGCCACCTGGGTCACCACCATGCCGCGCCGCAAGCGTCCGTGGCCGCCGCCGCCGCGGACCGCGCTGCTCGCGAGGAGTGAAGACAGCGAGGCGCGAGCCGCCCAGGTCGCCGGGGCCAGAGCCGCGAGAAGGCCGATCAACGCACCGGCCGCGATCGCGACACCGGCGATGCGCCCGTCCACGGCGATCGCCTCCCGGCGCGGCAGGTCCAGCGGCGCCAGCGCGACGAGGGCCCGCGTGGCCCAGAAAGCGCCGAGCGCGGCCACGCCGCCGCCCCCCAGCCCCAGCAACGCTCCCTCGAACAGCGTTGCCCGCGCGACGGCGGCCCCGCTCGCGCCCAGGGCGCGCGAGACCGCCAGCTCCTGCTCGCGCTGGGCGGTCCGCGCGAGCAAGACCGATGCGAGGTTGACCATGACCGCCAGGACGAGGAACACGCCACCGAGAGCGAGCGCCACCAGGGCAGGCCGCACGCCGGCGACGAGGTCGGACTTCAGTCCCACCGGATACAGTCTCAGCCCGCGCCCGTGGAAATCGCGGCGGTCCACGGTCCGGCCCACGGCTTCCACGGCGGCGGCCAGTTGCTCGGGGGTGGTGCCTCGCCGCGCGCGGATGAGGCCCGCATACGATCCGTCTCGCGGATTGGCGTCTTCGAGCAGGACACGAAACGGGATGAAGGCATCGGCCGGCTGCGGCGGCCCCGCACTCTCGTTCCGGGCGAACACGAAGCCGCGCGGCAGGACGCCGATGACTTGGTAGGGCCGGTTGTTCAGGCGCACCTCGCGGCCGATGACCTCGGGATCGGCGCCGAGCCGATTCCACAGCTCATGCGTCAGCACCATCACCGATGACACCCCTGGCCCGACTTCGTGGGCCGCAAAGCCGCGTCCGAGCGCGGGCGGCACGCCCAGCAGGTCGAACAACGCCGGCGACGTGAACATCACCGGAATCTCGATCGGCTCGCTCTCGCTCCCGATGGAGAACGTGTTGAGCTGGCGGCCGAGGCCCACGACCTGCTCGATGACCCCGCCGGCCTTCTGAAGCTCCACGACGTCCGTCCCGGCCAGCATGCCGCGCTTCAGGTCGGCAATCGGGCCGTAGTCTCGCCATACGTAGTACAGGTCGTCCGGGTCCTTGTATGGCATCGGGTCGATCAGGACCCTTTGGACGACCGTGTAGACGACGGCGGACAGGCCCAGACCAACCCCGAGTGTCGCCACCGTTGACAGGACCAGCGTCGGCGCACGCCTCAACCGGCGGATCGCGTGCTCGACATCGCGGCCCCAGTCGCCGCTGCGCCGCCACGATATTGCTGGCCGGAGCCGCTCGCCCACGCCGTTGCGCAGCGAGTCCGCGAGCGCCCGGACGCACACCGCCGCCAGGCGGAGGGTCCCGCCACGGCGCAGGACGTCCTGCGCGCGGTCGCGGTACGCCTCGACCAGCGCGTCGCCCATCTCGTCGCGGAAGTCGGCGGGGTAGAAGCGAAGCAACAGCCTGAACCACCGCTCCGAGACGGTCATCATATGACTCCGGCTCATTTGGTGTCCTTCGGGAGAAGGCCTCCAATACGCGCCGCACGCATCAACATTTCGAGCCGCCGTGCCTCGGTCTTGGCGGCGCGTCGGCCAGCGTCGGTGATGCGGTAGTAGTTGCGGCGCTCGTCGTCGGCTTCCGCCGCCGGCCGGCGGGCCGCCG
This window of the Candidatus Methylomirabilota bacterium genome carries:
- a CDS encoding ADOP family duplicated permease; translation: MSRSHMMTVSERWFRLLLRFYPADFRDEMGDALVEAYRDRAQDVLRRGGTLRLAAVCVRALADSLRNGVGERLRPAISWRRSGDWGRDVEHAIRRLRRAPTLVLSTVATLGVGLGLSAVVYTVVQRVLIDPMPYKDPDDLYYVWRDYGPIADLKRGMLAGTDVVELQKAGGVIEQVVGLGRQLNTFSIGSESEPIEIPVMFTSPALFDLLGVPPALGRGFAAHEVGPGVSSVMVLTHELWNRLGADPEVIGREVRLNNRPYQVIGVLPRGFVFARNESAGPPQPADAFIPFRVLLEDANPRDGSYAGLIRARRGTTPEQLAAAVEAVGRTVDRRDFHGRGLRLYPVGLKSDLVAGVRPALVALALGGVFLVLAVMVNLASVLLARTAQREQELAVSRALGASGAAVARATLFEGALLGLGGGGVAALGAFWATRALVALAPLDLPRREAIAVDGRIAGVAIAAGALIGLLAALAPATWAARASLSSLLASSAVRGGGGHGRLRRGMVVTQVALSLVLLAAGGLVVRSFERLLRVDPGFRPEGVLSLWVRMPPEFFPEGKDVVALQDRIEQELAALPGVSGASATSVLPFSPRALPAFHAASSYQTAITFPGAPGNTGDADRDAPLVDLVGARPTYFDVMGIRLLAGRGFDPARREDEALIDGALARQFFPTTSPIGAEVRIGDRPLTIVGVVRQPRLYDVHQDGRPQLFVRAEGFVRHQAFVLRTDRDPRALIPDVRLAIRRIDPRLVAAQIRPMGDLVGHSLRRQHISAVLLSAFALGALLLAAMGLYGVVAGAVMRRRHELALRMAVGADHRALLRLVLREGASLVMAGVLMGAPGIYFAGRVIRGVLLGVTPLDPLTLTSVAVGLGLVTMLACYVPARRVLGIDPAQLLRRE